One part of the Granulicella arctica genome encodes these proteins:
- a CDS encoding FG-GAP-like repeat-containing protein: protein MLHRLFHGAKTLVLLSSILSAFAIAQKQPPPTRTQTPPVPGALQHFQTPAQQVLLPFLKAHPMQTESSGEFHAQDATSYVASPNFGGYVNAPLYDARTTASLDTGSFNNGVTVELTADFNKDGKPDIAVLQQDGTMNVLLGNGSAGLSAPVSYYNPNYLTSSVNNAYAVDINDDGFTDIIGFDYNNNTMITWLNLGNGTFNAAVTTLLDTTYGYPNDVLVQDVNGDGKPDLIFTMSQRVSLTSANIFLEIMPGKGDGTFSTPTTSQVQEFSVAASVVLPSYNGVAVGDINDDGKLDIAVAIDERLSQSTGQYVVTTALGNGDGTFGQLGTTIPVSVPATSSNGFTVDYNSTGVQFVDLNNDGKLDVATDINGALMAALGQGNGSFSTAVSSTFSQIVGVTQMLFADLNGDGKPDLIAGGDTLGIYLGNGDGTFAAPLTTAQYVVDPTTEQGIALADFDGDGIPDVAQLGGDYKQVALFFGNGKGQLHGAPLITAASDPEGVDWKMEVTGKYTSSGYSDAVFLHSIATGVEMLTGVNDGKGNFTFVQSLADGVPSDLQYIQSIHADFNGDGKEDLVFTGAAGNVTIALSKGDGTFAAPVSVNLPSTLACPVYYAAAGDLNGDGKTDLVIPYGGDLACGSAAGSSSGYYVLLGNGDGTFSTPAFTTTGTELYSATLGDINGDGKLDIVLDDAPFVSGSGFSILLATGNGDGTFGSPNTILSNYLVSTVAIGDINDDGKADIVLSAEEVEGSSVATGGILTITGNGDGTFNPPSLIAGGNFFFGMQLADMNTDGNPDIVATLYSTNGQPNDYYGMVTLLGLGNGQFTAPVNQLESLASTLPQVGNFYNDNALDVMTQTGYGPALFVGQGSSTLTLTASTPSAVFGSSETLTATITPGISTRPAPTGLVSFYDGSTLLGKADATNGAATFTTASLAVGVHSVTATYAGDANFNPAISSPTVITISALLPALSLTGTPATLSISSGANGIVTLNVAANASFSGTVNLACSGAPSNTTCTVNPGSVTLAAGQSAMATLVIGTTTTLAEVHGSAPPWGTTGATAGFAMLCGVFFGRRKRMRMYVALGLGVMLSLGTLLAGCNNGSTAATTTTTATGPTSFTVTVTATPASGSTASPETTTVDVTVN, encoded by the coding sequence ATGTTGCATAGACTGTTCCACGGTGCGAAGACTCTCGTGCTGCTCTCCTCGATACTTTCGGCATTCGCCATTGCGCAGAAGCAGCCGCCACCCACTCGCACGCAGACGCCACCCGTGCCTGGAGCGCTTCAACACTTCCAAACACCTGCGCAGCAGGTACTTCTTCCATTCCTGAAGGCACATCCCATGCAGACTGAAAGCAGTGGCGAGTTCCACGCCCAGGATGCGACCAGCTACGTCGCTTCGCCGAATTTCGGCGGCTATGTGAACGCGCCTCTCTATGACGCACGTACTACCGCATCGCTTGATACCGGCTCCTTCAATAACGGCGTGACGGTGGAGCTCACTGCTGACTTTAACAAAGACGGTAAACCGGACATTGCCGTTCTACAGCAGGATGGCACTATGAATGTGTTGCTCGGCAACGGGAGCGCCGGTCTGTCCGCGCCGGTAAGTTACTACAATCCGAACTATCTAACATCAAGCGTTAACAACGCCTACGCCGTTGACATTAACGATGATGGATTTACTGACATCATCGGGTTCGACTACAACAATAATACGATGATCACGTGGCTGAACCTTGGCAACGGTACGTTCAATGCCGCGGTTACCACCTTGCTTGATACCACCTATGGTTATCCGAATGACGTTCTTGTCCAGGACGTGAATGGCGATGGCAAGCCCGACCTCATCTTCACCATGTCGCAGCGAGTTTCTCTTACCAGCGCAAACATCTTCCTGGAAATAATGCCCGGCAAAGGCGATGGCACCTTCTCAACGCCAACCACCTCGCAAGTACAGGAGTTCTCGGTTGCCGCTTCGGTGGTTCTTCCCTCTTACAACGGCGTTGCGGTAGGCGATATTAATGACGACGGCAAGCTCGACATTGCGGTCGCCATCGATGAACGGCTCTCGCAATCTACTGGACAATACGTGGTCACCACAGCACTTGGCAATGGCGATGGTACGTTTGGCCAGCTCGGCACGACCATTCCTGTCTCCGTCCCGGCCACGTCATCCAATGGCTTTACCGTGGACTATAACAGCACTGGTGTGCAGTTCGTCGATTTGAACAATGACGGCAAGCTCGACGTAGCAACGGACATCAACGGAGCTCTGATGGCTGCGCTGGGACAGGGCAATGGATCATTCAGCACCGCAGTATCGAGCACGTTCAGCCAGATTGTCGGTGTAACGCAGATGCTCTTCGCTGACCTCAACGGCGACGGCAAGCCCGATCTCATTGCTGGTGGAGACACACTCGGCATCTATCTGGGAAACGGCGATGGAACCTTTGCAGCACCATTAACTACCGCGCAGTATGTCGTAGATCCGACAACAGAGCAAGGAATCGCGCTTGCTGATTTCGATGGTGATGGGATTCCGGACGTTGCTCAACTTGGCGGAGACTATAAGCAGGTAGCTCTGTTTTTCGGCAACGGCAAGGGCCAGCTGCACGGAGCTCCGCTCATTACCGCTGCCAGCGATCCGGAGGGCGTCGATTGGAAGATGGAAGTTACTGGGAAGTACACCTCCAGCGGATACAGCGATGCGGTCTTCCTCCATTCCATCGCAACAGGGGTGGAAATGCTGACAGGAGTCAACGATGGTAAGGGCAACTTTACCTTTGTGCAGTCGCTCGCCGACGGTGTGCCATCGGACCTACAGTACATCCAATCAATCCACGCTGACTTCAACGGCGATGGCAAGGAAGATCTGGTGTTTACAGGGGCAGCTGGCAATGTGACGATTGCGCTGTCTAAGGGCGACGGCACATTTGCGGCACCCGTGTCCGTAAATCTTCCTTCCACACTTGCCTGCCCGGTATACTACGCCGCGGCTGGCGACTTGAACGGCGATGGCAAGACTGATCTGGTCATCCCCTATGGCGGTGATTTGGCCTGTGGCTCTGCGGCTGGCAGCTCGTCGGGTTACTACGTCCTATTGGGCAATGGCGACGGCACGTTCTCCACACCTGCGTTTACGACAACAGGCACGGAGCTGTACAGCGCGACGCTCGGCGACATCAACGGCGACGGCAAGCTCGACATCGTCCTCGACGATGCGCCGTTTGTCTCTGGCTCGGGCTTTAGCATCTTGCTAGCGACGGGCAATGGCGACGGGACCTTCGGCTCCCCGAACACCATTCTGTCTAACTATCTCGTCAGCACTGTTGCTATCGGCGACATCAACGACGACGGCAAGGCCGACATCGTGCTCAGCGCAGAAGAGGTGGAGGGAAGCAGCGTGGCAACCGGAGGAATTCTCACCATCACCGGAAACGGGGACGGAACCTTCAACCCACCTTCGCTCATCGCGGGCGGCAACTTCTTTTTTGGTATGCAGCTGGCAGACATGAACACTGATGGCAATCCCGACATCGTTGCCACGCTGTACTCCACCAATGGCCAGCCGAATGATTACTACGGCATGGTGACACTCCTTGGGTTGGGCAACGGTCAGTTCACCGCGCCGGTCAATCAGTTGGAAAGTCTCGCCAGCACTCTTCCGCAGGTTGGCAATTTTTATAACGACAACGCGCTGGACGTAATGACACAGACCGGCTACGGTCCGGCGCTCTTCGTGGGCCAAGGCTCCTCCACCTTGACACTGACTGCTTCTACTCCGTCGGCTGTTTTTGGCTCGAGCGAAACCTTGACAGCAACGATCACGCCTGGAATAAGCACTCGTCCTGCACCGACAGGCTTAGTCTCGTTCTATGACGGCAGTACGCTGCTGGGCAAGGCAGATGCGACGAATGGTGCCGCAACCTTTACGACAGCTTCGCTCGCTGTCGGTGTACATAGCGTCACGGCGACCTATGCTGGTGATGCGAACTTCAACCCCGCAATCTCCTCGCCGACGGTTATCACGATTAGCGCGCTCTTGCCGGCGTTGTCGCTAACAGGCACACCTGCGACGCTCTCCATTAGCAGCGGGGCAAACGGTATCGTTACGCTCAACGTCGCGGCAAATGCGAGCTTCAGCGGCACGGTCAACCTGGCATGCTCGGGTGCTCCCTCGAACACGACCTGTACGGTCAACCCCGGAAGCGTTACACTCGCGGCGGGACAGTCAGCAATGGCAACGCTGGTCATCGGCACCACGACGACTCTCGCCGAGGTGCACGGTTCGGCGCCGCCCTGGGGGACGACGGGTGCTACAGCGGGGTTTGCGATGCTATGCGGTGTCTTCTTCGGCCGCCGCAAGCGCATGCGGATGTATGTTGCGCTCGGCCTCGGCGTCATGCTTTCACTCGGAACATTGCTCGCTGGTTGCAATAACGGAAGCACGGCGGCGACCACGACAACCACTGCTACTGGCCCGACCAGCTTCACGGTTACAGTCACAGCCACACCGGCTAGCGGAAGCACAGCATCGCCGGAAACCACAACGGTCGACGTCACGGTTAACTAA
- a CDS encoding protease pro-enzyme activation domain-containing protein, protein MNRNALYSFLWTTATLAACTLFPIGARAQISPAVRLITTSINDGDRVLLANGIRPQLRLSKDLGAVLGSTPARHILMVLARSDARQQALTQYLGDVQNPASSSFHKWLTPAEYGSMFGASTDDIVTLSSWLQSKGFTVEKVSAAANLIQFSGNVAQMQKAFNTEIHALSVDGEQHMANTTSPEVPRAFSSAVTGLVGLDDFHPRPTLQKGPSAKFDPNTKTIRPDLTLFSSSGTPYLYMNPADAATIYNVPNSLLNPNYSGTTYDGTGVTVGVVGDSNVDLTPVSIYREDFLGETSANVNLPTVIIDGADPGINGDEVETFLDLEVLGGIAPKAKINYYASDDSDLSAGLFNAIERAVDDNTVSVLSISFGQCEAGLGNATNQFLAEKYQQAAAQGITITVSSGDSGAAGCDSDASTTATQGLAVNGLSSTPYNISVGGTDYDVLATNFTNYVQDSLNGVSYSGTAPYWRTALSYIPEQPWNDSTTTNGALANNSPLSNGGVTDIIGGGGGVSTVYSKPAFQTALTPADGKRDLPDVAFMAGNGLYGAVWLVCGSGSLSFGPDCQMSNGNFTSSTTFSGAGGTSAATPAFAGMLALVVQATGSRLGQANDVLYQLAASKYSTVFHDATTGNNAVVCTSGSPNCGSNGFTTGYDAGTGYDLASGLGSVDASAMLANWNSVAASGTSTSLEIDGSTSPVSVTHGTSLNFSVGVTPSTATGSAALVTTQIAGAAQPINNGQITVPLSTGSGALSYNGLPGGTYTVYARYSGDTADASSSSTPISVNIAAEASSSLLTVNAYGTAGGSAPLPSLTAIPYGSYIFADASVYGTAEGYDASLGLATGSFTLMDNGATLGTAPMSSGNVASFPSMAAGVYPFAVGTHKMVATYPGDASYKPNTSNAVQFTVIKGATSAHVFPASATLKSTASEVVQVDVGTSSFALAPTGTITLMANGVTLGSSSNFFAGSSNDGTAVSYVNFTVQGSQLPAGPNTLSATYTGDSSYQGSSATGSITVSQAGFTLQAGAIAIAAGSGTGNTAIISAAPTNGFAGVINLICAVTSTPTNATSPITCSVPSTINITGTGAATGTLTVASTASTTGGSYTVTISGADATTGKITATTTTQVTVAAVASIALTNSGALSIQAGATSGNTATINVTPTAGYTGTVGLSCAIASAPTDAVNPVTCAIAPSSVSITGAAAATSTLTISSTARTTSSLYRSHELLRGVSGTILAVSVFFLVPIRRHRHLRLLAMLVVLVSLGSLLGCGGGGSSAASSGGSGSNPSSSGTTAGTYVITVTSSAAGVSAQTTIVNVTVN, encoded by the coding sequence ATGAATCGCAATGCACTGTACAGCTTTCTATGGACAACAGCTACGCTTGCCGCTTGCACTTTGTTTCCCATTGGGGCTCGCGCACAGATCTCACCGGCAGTCCGGCTTATCACTACATCGATCAACGATGGGGATCGTGTTCTGCTGGCAAATGGAATCCGTCCGCAGCTAAGGCTGTCGAAGGATCTCGGAGCCGTGTTGGGCTCTACGCCCGCTCGCCACATACTGATGGTGCTCGCTCGCAGTGACGCCCGCCAACAGGCGCTGACGCAGTACCTGGGCGATGTGCAGAACCCAGCTTCGTCGAGCTTCCACAAATGGCTGACGCCTGCGGAGTACGGCTCCATGTTCGGCGCGTCCACAGACGACATCGTCACGCTCTCATCGTGGCTTCAGTCCAAAGGATTCACGGTGGAGAAAGTCTCAGCCGCAGCCAATCTCATTCAGTTCTCCGGCAACGTTGCACAGATGCAGAAAGCCTTCAACACAGAGATCCATGCTCTCTCGGTGGACGGGGAGCAGCATATGGCCAACACCACGTCACCGGAAGTGCCACGTGCGTTCTCGTCTGCGGTGACAGGTCTGGTAGGGCTCGACGACTTTCATCCGCGCCCCACATTACAGAAGGGGCCGAGCGCAAAGTTTGACCCCAACACGAAGACCATTCGCCCGGACCTCACACTCTTTTCCAGCTCAGGCACTCCGTATCTCTACATGAACCCGGCAGACGCGGCAACGATCTATAACGTACCGAACAGCCTGCTGAACCCGAACTATTCGGGGACAACCTATGACGGCACCGGCGTTACAGTTGGTGTCGTGGGCGACTCGAATGTCGACCTGACTCCTGTGAGCATCTACCGCGAGGACTTCCTCGGCGAGACCTCGGCCAATGTTAACTTGCCGACGGTCATCATTGACGGCGCAGACCCCGGTATCAATGGTGACGAGGTCGAAACCTTCCTTGATCTCGAAGTGCTTGGCGGCATTGCACCCAAAGCGAAGATCAACTACTACGCGTCCGATGATAGCGACCTTTCGGCTGGCCTGTTCAATGCAATCGAACGAGCTGTGGATGACAACACGGTCAGCGTCCTCAGTATCAGCTTCGGCCAATGCGAGGCAGGATTGGGAAACGCGACGAATCAGTTTCTCGCGGAGAAGTATCAACAGGCCGCGGCGCAGGGCATCACGATCACGGTTTCCTCTGGCGATAGCGGAGCCGCAGGGTGCGATTCGGATGCTTCTACGACAGCGACGCAGGGCCTTGCGGTGAACGGGCTCTCTTCCACGCCATACAACATTTCTGTTGGCGGTACGGACTACGACGTGCTTGCCACAAACTTCACCAACTATGTACAGGACTCCTTGAATGGCGTTTCCTATAGCGGTACGGCACCATATTGGCGTACCGCTCTGAGTTACATCCCGGAGCAGCCGTGGAATGATTCCACGACTACGAACGGTGCGCTGGCTAATAATTCTCCGCTCTCCAACGGCGGCGTGACCGACATTATCGGTGGCGGTGGTGGAGTGAGCACCGTCTACAGTAAACCTGCGTTCCAGACTGCGCTGACGCCAGCGGACGGCAAACGCGACTTGCCTGACGTTGCGTTCATGGCGGGCAACGGCTTATACGGCGCAGTATGGCTCGTCTGCGGCAGTGGTTCGCTATCCTTTGGACCCGATTGCCAGATGAGCAACGGCAACTTTACTTCAAGCACGACCTTCTCGGGCGCTGGTGGCACCTCAGCGGCGACGCCCGCATTTGCCGGTATGCTTGCGCTCGTTGTGCAGGCCACGGGCTCTCGTCTCGGCCAAGCGAACGACGTGCTCTACCAACTTGCAGCTAGCAAGTACAGCACGGTTTTTCATGACGCGACTACGGGCAACAACGCCGTGGTATGTACCAGCGGCAGCCCCAATTGCGGCTCCAACGGCTTCACGACTGGCTATGATGCAGGCACTGGCTATGATCTCGCGTCGGGCCTCGGCAGCGTCGACGCGTCGGCTATGCTCGCCAACTGGAACTCGGTGGCGGCAAGCGGCACATCCACATCGCTGGAGATCGACGGCTCCACGTCGCCGGTAAGCGTCACTCATGGCACCAGTCTGAACTTCAGCGTTGGTGTTACTCCTTCCACAGCGACCGGCTCAGCTGCGCTTGTTACCACGCAGATAGCCGGCGCAGCCCAACCGATCAATAATGGACAGATCACCGTCCCTCTCAGTACTGGTTCGGGGGCTCTCAGCTACAACGGCCTGCCGGGAGGAACGTATACCGTCTATGCGCGTTACAGTGGCGACACGGCTGATGCCTCGAGCAGCTCAACACCTATCAGCGTGAACATCGCAGCCGAGGCCAGCAGCTCGCTCCTGACGGTGAATGCATACGGTACTGCGGGTGGCAGTGCGCCGCTCCCCAGCCTCACCGCTATTCCTTATGGCTCCTATATCTTTGCGGACGCGTCCGTCTACGGTACGGCAGAAGGCTATGATGCCTCACTCGGCCTTGCGACTGGATCCTTCACTCTTATGGACAACGGAGCCACGCTCGGCACTGCGCCGATGAGCAGCGGCAACGTCGCTTCATTTCCGAGTATGGCCGCGGGTGTGTACCCGTTCGCGGTAGGCACTCACAAAATGGTTGCTACGTACCCAGGGGACGCCAGCTACAAGCCCAACACCAGCAATGCAGTGCAGTTCACTGTCATCAAGGGAGCTACGAGCGCGCATGTTTTCCCTGCAAGTGCGACGCTGAAGTCGACGGCTAGCGAGGTGGTGCAGGTCGACGTCGGAACCAGCAGCTTCGCTTTGGCTCCAACCGGCACCATCACGCTGATGGCAAATGGTGTCACTCTTGGCAGCAGCTCTAACTTCTTCGCCGGCTCTTCAAACGATGGCACGGCTGTCTCGTATGTGAACTTCACCGTGCAGGGCAGCCAGCTTCCTGCCGGCCCCAACACACTATCGGCGACCTATACCGGCGATAGCAGCTATCAGGGATCGTCGGCTACGGGAAGCATTACAGTCTCGCAGGCAGGCTTCACATTACAGGCTGGCGCGATTGCGATCGCCGCTGGAAGCGGCACAGGCAATACGGCCATCATCTCCGCGGCACCCACCAACGGCTTTGCCGGAGTGATAAACCTGATCTGCGCCGTCACCTCGACCCCCACCAATGCAACTAGCCCCATCACGTGCAGTGTGCCCTCGACGATCAACATCACAGGCACCGGTGCAGCGACCGGGACGCTGACGGTCGCTTCGACGGCCTCGACTACCGGTGGCAGCTACACCGTGACTATCTCCGGCGCGGACGCGACAACCGGTAAGATCACGGCCACCACCACTACGCAAGTAACAGTTGCGGCGGTGGCGAGTATCGCGCTCACCAATAGCGGAGCCCTCAGTATCCAGGCGGGTGCCACTAGCGGTAACACAGCGACGATCAATGTCACACCAACGGCCGGATACACCGGTACGGTGGGTCTTTCGTGCGCCATCGCCAGCGCTCCAACGGATGCGGTCAACCCTGTCACCTGTGCGATAGCACCTTCTTCGGTGAGCATCACGGGAGCGGCCGCGGCTACTTCGACGCTGACGATTAGCTCCACGGCTCGCACGACTAGCTCACTCTACCGGTCGCACGAGCTATTGCGCGGTGTCAGTGGGACGATCCTCGCCGTCAGCGTCTTCTTCCTTGTACCGATACGGCGCCATCGTCACCTGAGGTTGCTCGCGATGCTGGTTGTGCTGGTATCGTTGGGCTCGCTCTTAGGGTGCGGGGGTGGTGGCAGTTCAGCCGCGAGCAGCGGCGGCAGCGGTAGTAACCCATCCAGCTCCGGTACGACGGCCGGCACCTATGTCATCACGGTGACCTCGTCGGCGGCGGGTGTGAGCGCGCAAACCACCATCGTCAACGTGACGGTCAACTAG
- a CDS encoding TonB-dependent siderophore receptor yields the protein MNGTVSDSTEARVTSASVFLQCGASMYQARTDGAGRFVIQVPPGDFLLRVEAAGFTACQKVLHFGTESPSVDVTLTVQNAGSTVTVQTEAGYVASDGDSAMKTNTPLLETPQSISVVTRDQLDAQQPQSLNEALRYSPGVVAESQGATSTFWGAGSLLLRGFAPEVYLNGLQDDANGNNALDSYFYQRLEILAGPSSVLYGQANPGGIVNVESKRPMASTLRELQIGFGSFGRYQGMFDFSGPFKSPHLLYRVTGVGFTEGTQTWFIDAKRLAIAPALSWIPNDKTNLALLSNYTYNPSVGAYAYVPALGTALPNPNGKIAFGFFSGDPNFNQTKQSFLQLGDAFIRAFDHDWRIEQDFRYTTSKNNANMIWPLNFESDNATLDRYSFIRRTTFDSILSDNRVVKQLRTGTFRHTLLVGVNYRHYRDHWNWGSVNEPPINVFHPVYYQTISVPEISGIEFTTSQQAGIYFQDQIAVGRLRASFGGRQDWLTYNDVTNGSTTNQNDNKFTWRTGVSYLLPHGFAPYFSYAKSFQPDLGITAAGTALPPTTGSQYEGGLKYQPDRTNLLVTAAVYDLAQQNVGTTDPTNPNFSIPVGEIRSRGAEFQAHTSLARHLNAIATYAYTSSKYSKSNITGIGIDGITSSTQGKYQYSVPLNTASFWLDYTLPFALLRGTGLSGGSRFVGASWGDNVNSFKVPGATLFDAALHYDFNSDQPVLHGVQLQVNATNLGDRTYIASCFSTSGCYFGMKRTVYGTVRYRW from the coding sequence ATGAATGGGACAGTGTCCGATTCCACCGAAGCCCGGGTGACATCGGCGAGTGTCTTCCTACAGTGCGGTGCCAGCATGTATCAGGCACGCACGGATGGCGCAGGACGATTCGTGATCCAAGTTCCCCCGGGAGATTTTTTGCTCCGTGTCGAAGCGGCGGGATTCACGGCCTGTCAGAAGGTCCTGCACTTTGGGACTGAATCACCGTCCGTCGACGTCACGCTCACAGTGCAAAATGCAGGCAGCACTGTCACCGTTCAGACGGAAGCAGGATACGTTGCGAGTGATGGTGACTCCGCAATGAAAACAAATACGCCGCTTCTTGAGACTCCGCAGTCGATCTCTGTTGTGACCCGAGATCAGTTGGACGCGCAGCAACCCCAAAGCCTCAACGAGGCACTACGATATAGCCCAGGAGTTGTCGCCGAATCGCAGGGTGCAACCTCGACATTCTGGGGCGCAGGCAGCTTGCTGTTACGGGGCTTCGCTCCGGAGGTTTATCTGAACGGATTGCAGGACGATGCCAACGGAAACAACGCCCTGGACTCTTACTTCTATCAGCGGCTCGAGATTCTTGCCGGCCCTTCATCCGTGCTCTATGGGCAGGCCAACCCTGGAGGTATCGTCAATGTCGAGAGTAAGCGGCCAATGGCGTCTACGTTGCGAGAGCTCCAGATCGGTTTCGGCAGCTTCGGCCGGTATCAGGGCATGTTCGACTTCAGCGGACCTTTCAAGAGCCCACATCTCCTCTATAGGGTGACAGGTGTCGGATTTACCGAAGGGACGCAGACCTGGTTCATCGATGCGAAGAGACTCGCGATCGCTCCGGCACTGAGTTGGATTCCGAATGACAAGACGAACCTCGCTCTTCTGTCGAACTACACCTACAATCCGTCTGTTGGTGCTTATGCCTATGTGCCGGCGTTAGGCACAGCCCTACCAAATCCGAACGGCAAGATTGCGTTCGGCTTCTTCTCTGGAGATCCAAACTTCAATCAGACGAAGCAATCGTTCCTCCAGTTGGGAGATGCGTTCATTCGCGCGTTCGACCACGACTGGAGAATCGAGCAGGACTTCCGCTACACCACAAGCAAGAACAACGCGAACATGATCTGGCCTCTGAACTTTGAATCCGATAACGCAACCCTCGATCGATATTCCTTTATTCGTCGCACGACCTTCGATTCAATCCTCTCCGATAATCGCGTCGTCAAACAGCTTCGTACCGGCACTTTTCGCCATACGCTTCTGGTCGGTGTGAACTACCGTCACTATCGGGATCACTGGAACTGGGGCTCAGTCAACGAACCGCCAATCAATGTCTTTCACCCCGTCTACTATCAAACGATTTCCGTACCTGAGATTTCAGGCATCGAGTTCACGACAAGCCAACAGGCAGGCATTTACTTTCAAGACCAAATCGCAGTTGGACGTCTTCGTGCGTCCTTTGGAGGACGCCAGGATTGGCTCACCTACAACGATGTCACCAACGGAAGCACAACGAATCAAAACGACAACAAATTCACTTGGCGGACAGGAGTCTCTTATCTTCTGCCTCATGGGTTCGCGCCCTACTTTAGCTATGCCAAGTCCTTTCAACCTGATCTGGGCATTACGGCTGCTGGCACAGCTCTGCCACCTACAACTGGAAGCCAGTACGAAGGAGGCTTGAAGTACCAACCGGATCGCACCAACCTTCTTGTTACTGCCGCGGTCTATGATCTTGCGCAGCAGAATGTTGGGACCACCGATCCCACCAACCCCAATTTCAGCATTCCCGTCGGAGAGATTCGGTCGCGCGGTGCTGAGTTCCAGGCGCACACTAGCCTCGCGCGCCATCTCAATGCAATCGCAACCTACGCCTACACCAGTTCGAAATACAGCAAATCGAATATCACGGGGATCGGCATCGACGGGATCACCTCTTCCACTCAGGGAAAGTATCAATACAGTGTTCCTCTCAACACCGCGTCTTTCTGGCTTGATTACACTCTTCCGTTCGCGTTGCTCCGCGGCACCGGTCTGAGCGGCGGAAGCAGATTTGTTGGCGCAAGTTGGGGTGACAATGTGAACTCGTTCAAAGTCCCCGGAGCAACGCTCTTCGATGCTGCTCTCCATTACGACTTCAACAGCGATCAGCCAGTTCTGCATGGAGTACAGTTGCAGGTGAATGCGACCAACCTGGGTGATCGAACCTATATAGCTTCCTGCTTCAGCACCAGCGGCTGTTACTTCGGGATGAAGCGAACCGTGTATGGAACCGTCCGCTATAGATGGTGA